A stretch of Mucilaginibacter terrae DNA encodes these proteins:
- a CDS encoding DUF58 domain-containing protein, translating into MAELNTNQEIRQLANLELLARQVVEGFITGLHQSPFHGFSVEFAEHRLYNNGESVKNIDWKLFAKTDKLFVKQYEEETNLRSYLLLDTSSSMNYPQKGLSKLQFSVYAIASLMYLFKKQRDAFGLGLFSDQIDWLSPVRSTSTHLFYLFAELEKAYNQPRVNTQTNLSNVIHHIAEEVHQRSMIIIFSDMLENSMNAERSQSLFAALQHLKYNKHEVIIFNVSDYCHEIDFKFDNRPHHFVDMESGEEVKVHPSRVRDSYRNALNEYRHELELKCAQYKIDIVDANINEGYNHLLKTYLVKRNKVI; encoded by the coding sequence ATGGCCGAGTTAAATACCAATCAGGAAATACGTCAGTTAGCCAACCTTGAGTTGCTTGCCCGGCAGGTGGTTGAAGGTTTTATAACCGGCTTGCACCAAAGCCCTTTCCATGGTTTTTCGGTAGAGTTTGCTGAGCACAGGCTATATAACAATGGCGAATCGGTAAAAAACATCGATTGGAAACTATTTGCCAAAACAGATAAGCTGTTTGTAAAGCAGTATGAAGAGGAAACCAATCTGCGCAGCTATTTACTGCTTGATACTTCATCATCTATGAACTATCCGCAAAAGGGATTAAGCAAGTTACAATTTTCGGTATATGCTATAGCTTCGCTCATGTACCTGTTTAAAAAGCAACGCGATGCTTTTGGGCTGGGTTTGTTTTCAGACCAGATCGATTGGCTGAGCCCTGTACGTTCTACTTCAACGCACTTGTTTTACTTATTTGCCGAATTAGAGAAGGCATATAATCAACCCCGGGTTAATACTCAAACTAACCTCTCAAACGTAATACATCATATAGCAGAGGAAGTGCACCAGCGCTCCATGATCATTATTTTTAGCGATATGCTGGAAAATAGCATGAATGCCGAAAGATCGCAATCACTGTTTGCAGCACTTCAGCACCTCAAGTATAATAAGCACGAGGTGATCATTTTTAATGTAAGCGATTATTGCCACGAGATTGATTTTAAGTTTGATAACCGCCCGCATCATTTTGTGGATATGGAAAGCGGAGAAGAAGTTAAAGTACACCCCAGCCGTGTGCGCGACAGCTACCGTAACGCCTTAAATGAATACCGCCATGAACTGGAACTTAAATGTGCCCAGTACAAAATTGATATTGTGGATGCTAATATAAATGAGGGATATAACCATTTACTGAAAACCTATCTTGTAAAACGTAATAAAGTTATTTAA